The Planococcus donghaensis genome contains a region encoding:
- a CDS encoding alpha/beta hydrolase, with translation MKKWLFRIVMSVLALLVMIVVGFIIYAQFDYGPSALLTEKVDLAAIEEDGEGLIFQPESPTGKGIILYQGAKVEKEAYAYLGQSLSQQGFVVSIPQLPLNFGIFGVDTADKVIEEHSEVEEWFVGGHSLGGVAASFYAEDPSKKLKGLYFLGSYPASDFSKSDLAMLSIYGELDGLSKVQDIEDSKQLFAEDRSFVEIQGGNHAQFGLYGEQKGDNPADITPIEQQDQVVEAITTWINKN, from the coding sequence ATGAAAAAATGGCTGTTTCGCATTGTGATGAGTGTTTTGGCATTACTAGTGATGATCGTTGTTGGCTTTATTATATATGCTCAATTTGATTATGGCCCGAGTGCTTTGTTAACTGAAAAGGTAGATTTAGCTGCGATTGAAGAAGATGGAGAAGGACTAATTTTTCAGCCGGAATCGCCAACGGGTAAAGGAATAATCCTTTATCAAGGGGCAAAAGTTGAAAAAGAAGCTTATGCTTACTTGGGTCAATCTTTAAGTCAACAAGGATTTGTCGTATCGATCCCTCAACTGCCATTGAATTTTGGTATTTTTGGTGTTGACACAGCAGATAAGGTCATTGAGGAACATTCTGAAGTAGAAGAGTGGTTCGTTGGCGGTCATTCTTTAGGTGGCGTCGCCGCTTCTTTTTATGCAGAAGATCCATCTAAAAAACTAAAAGGCTTGTATTTTTTAGGGTCATATCCTGCGAGTGATTTTTCGAAAAGCGATTTAGCGATGTTGTCGATTTACGGAGAATTGGATGGCTTATCCAAAGTTCAAGATATTGAAGATAGTAAACAACTGTTTGCAGAAGATCGTTCTTTTGTAGAAATACAAGGGGGCAATCACGCCCAATTTGGCTTGTATGGTGAACAAAAAGGCGATAATCCAGCCGACATCACCCCAATTGAGCAACAAGACCAAGTAGTAGAAGCGATAACAACCTGGATAAACAAAAACTGA
- a CDS encoding class I SAM-dependent methyltransferase: protein MDLQTMHDQLTERLLQKQLVSATISQPRLKSNEVKRIKLKPVEIKKDYFIQFEYQHEHVLKHENLPLEEAMAKLTSLFADFRQALFQFTEEKVQIQLSKKLKVSWKTEQTNSKKVELSHNRKKQYLLEDGIPYPFLVRLGVQNPDGKVKKQKYDKFRQINRFIEFIDDSLAYLPQDRTVRILDFGSGKSYLTFALYHYLRIEKGLDLRVTGLDLKKEVIEECQQIAQDLRYEQLEFLVGDINDYNDESAVDMVVTLHACDVATDMALSRAVKWDAKVILSVPCCQHELNSQIAAPELGIMLQHGLIKERFSALATDSIRAELLSLVGYETQLMEFIDMEHTPKNILIRAYKTGKKPSAGQYERYQQFTSLLSAKPFLENELKEYL from the coding sequence ATGGACTTACAAACAATGCATGATCAACTAACAGAACGACTTTTGCAAAAGCAACTCGTTTCAGCCACAATTAGCCAACCACGCCTAAAATCAAATGAGGTTAAACGGATTAAGTTAAAACCCGTTGAAATAAAAAAGGATTATTTCATTCAATTTGAATACCAACATGAACATGTATTAAAGCATGAAAATTTACCTTTAGAAGAAGCTATGGCGAAACTAACTTCTCTATTTGCCGATTTTCGCCAAGCCCTTTTTCAATTTACAGAAGAAAAAGTTCAAATTCAGCTTTCTAAAAAGTTAAAAGTTAGCTGGAAAACCGAACAAACAAATTCGAAAAAAGTAGAGCTTTCGCACAACCGTAAAAAGCAATATTTATTAGAGGATGGTATTCCGTACCCATTTCTTGTACGTCTTGGTGTTCAAAATCCAGATGGCAAAGTCAAAAAGCAGAAATATGACAAATTCCGTCAAATCAACCGCTTTATCGAATTTATCGACGATTCGCTCGCTTATTTACCTCAAGATCGAACCGTCCGCATACTCGATTTTGGTTCTGGAAAATCGTATTTAACTTTTGCGCTTTATCATTATTTGCGTATTGAAAAGGGCTTGGACCTCCGAGTTACCGGACTCGATTTGAAAAAAGAAGTAATCGAAGAGTGTCAGCAAATTGCACAAGACTTGCGTTATGAGCAATTAGAGTTCTTGGTTGGTGACATTAACGATTATAACGACGAATCTGCAGTCGATATGGTAGTCACGTTACACGCTTGCGACGTAGCTACCGATATGGCGTTATCACGCGCTGTTAAATGGGATGCCAAAGTTATCTTGAGTGTTCCTTGCTGTCAACATGAATTGAATAGCCAAATCGCTGCACCCGAACTTGGCATTATGCTTCAACATGGTCTTATCAAAGAGCGTTTTAGCGCACTCGCTACCGACTCAATTCGCGCAGAACTGCTGTCACTTGTTGGCTATGAAACGCAGTTAATGGAGTTTATCGATATGGAACATACTCCAAAGAACATTTTGATTCGCGCCTATAAAACAGGTAAAAAACCGAGCGCCGGCCAATATGAACGTTATCAACAATTTACTTCATTGCTGTCAGCTAAACCTTTCTTAGAAAATGAATTAAAGGAGTACTTATGA
- a CDS encoding AMP-binding protein produces MEILHKTVGQIVKEQAAKNPETEAYVYPEHGIRKTYKEFDEETDRLARAFIGIGIEKGEHVAIWSDNKREWLLSQFATGKMGGVLVTVNTSYQSSELEYLLNQSDATTLILGEEFKGANYIEILNTVCPELATAEKGHIQSTKLPHFKRVIVMSDNKYPGIYTWSEFEAFAGSVSEAEFKERFDSMKPDDVINIQYTSGTTGFPKGVMLTHLNVVNNGKLVGDTMALTETDRLCIPVPFFHCFGCVLGTMAAVTHSTTMVIAEQFEPKRVLQMVQDEKCTGLHGVPTMFIAELNHPDFAMFDTSTLRTGIMAGSSCPIEVMKKVINEMGASEITIAYGQTESSPVITQTRADDEIEKRVSTVGKPHTGVEVKIIDPATREEVERGLPGELCTRGYHVMSGYYKNEDATKAAIDSEGWLHTGDIAIEDEEGYIDITGRIKDMVIRGGENIYPREVEEFLYQHPSVLDVQVIGVPDPKYGEELMAWIILKEGEKLNAEELRTYCKGKISHHKIPRYIEFTKEYPMTASGKIQKFKLRELSIEHSEKTKV; encoded by the coding sequence GTGGAAATTTTACATAAGACAGTTGGCCAAATCGTAAAAGAACAAGCTGCAAAGAATCCAGAAACTGAAGCATACGTTTATCCAGAGCACGGAATCCGAAAAACGTATAAAGAATTTGACGAAGAAACAGATCGCTTAGCAAGAGCGTTTATCGGTATTGGGATTGAAAAAGGGGAGCATGTTGCCATTTGGTCTGACAATAAACGCGAATGGCTATTGAGTCAGTTTGCCACCGGTAAAATGGGGGGTGTGTTGGTAACGGTAAATACAAGTTACCAGTCAAGTGAGCTTGAGTATTTATTGAATCAGTCGGATGCGACGACGTTAATATTGGGAGAAGAATTTAAAGGTGCAAATTATATAGAGATTTTAAATACGGTTTGTCCGGAATTGGCGACCGCTGAAAAAGGACACATACAGAGTACTAAGCTGCCTCACTTTAAACGAGTAATTGTCATGAGCGATAACAAGTATCCTGGAATTTACACGTGGTCAGAGTTCGAGGCTTTTGCTGGAAGTGTTAGCGAGGCGGAGTTTAAAGAGCGCTTCGATTCAATGAAGCCTGACGATGTCATCAATATTCAATATACATCTGGCACCACAGGATTTCCAAAAGGCGTAATGCTGACTCATTTGAATGTCGTTAATAATGGCAAACTCGTTGGGGATACGATGGCGTTAACGGAAACAGATCGTTTATGTATTCCAGTGCCATTTTTCCATTGCTTTGGCTGTGTTCTTGGAACGATGGCAGCAGTTACCCATTCCACGACAATGGTCATTGCAGAGCAGTTTGAACCAAAACGGGTTTTGCAAATGGTACAGGATGAGAAGTGTACAGGGCTACATGGAGTACCGACGATGTTCATCGCGGAGTTAAACCATCCGGATTTCGCAATGTTTGACACATCAACATTGCGTACGGGAATCATGGCAGGCTCATCATGTCCAATTGAGGTGATGAAAAAAGTCATCAATGAAATGGGCGCATCTGAAATTACCATTGCTTATGGACAAACTGAATCGTCTCCTGTCATTACGCAAACGCGAGCCGACGACGAAATTGAAAAGCGAGTATCAACAGTTGGTAAGCCGCATACTGGAGTAGAAGTGAAAATCATTGACCCTGCCACTAGAGAAGAAGTAGAGCGAGGCTTGCCTGGAGAACTTTGTACAAGAGGGTATCATGTCATGTCCGGCTATTATAAAAACGAAGATGCTACAAAAGCGGCGATTGATTCGGAAGGATGGCTGCATACGGGTGACATCGCAATCGAAGATGAAGAAGGATATATCGATATCACAGGCCGGATAAAAGATATGGTGATTCGCGGAGGAGAAAATATTTATCCCCGTGAAGTGGAAGAATTTCTTTATCAGCATCCTTCTGTGTTAGACGTTCAGGTGATTGGTGTCCCAGACCCGAAATACGGAGAAGAACTAATGGCATGGATTATTTTAAAAGAAGGGGAGAAACTCAATGCGGAAGAATTGAGAACTTACTGTAAAGGGAAAATCTCACACCATAAAATTCCACGCTATATTGAATTTACGAAAGAGTACCCAATGACAGCTTCTGGAAAAATACAGAAATTTAAGCTGCGTGAATTATCCATCGAACACAGTGAAAAAACAAAAGTTTAA